GGCCGCCGCGACTCCAGGCCGCGTCGGGCTCGGCGCACCATCTGGTAGGAGAGGTCAATCCCGAAGTAGGGCTGCTCCGCGCCGATCCGCCGTTGGCTGGCGGTCAGGATTTCTCCCAGTCCCGAACCGATTTCCATCACCCGATCCTCGGGACGGAGGGCGGCGGCCTGGATGAAGGGGCCGGAATAAACCGTCCCGCTCAGGCTGAAAACCGTCCGCCCCAGGCGGGATCGCAGGCCGGTGCCGCCGATCCAACGGTCGTAAAAGGCTTGGGCCGTAGCCTCCGACTCACTAAGACGGAGGCCACCCGCGGAACCACTGCCGTCGGGTTGATGAGGGCGTTCCATAGAAGGGCGAGAGACTGGTTTTTTCAGGGACAGCCTTCCCAATCCAAGCAGAACATGTTTGTCAAACAGGCCAGAAGACCGTTTTTGGCTAGCCCTGTCGATAATAGCAGGGACTGTGTTCCGGACAAGTCCTCGCGGGAATGCTGCCGCACGGACCGCCGCAAGACGCCTAGTAGTGTTTCAGATTGAGGTTGGCTGCCGCGATATCGGTCACATCCACGACTGCCGCGGCATTGACACCCATGGCAATGGCGATCGTCTCGCTGATTTCTTCCTTGGTAACACCCAGCTTGAGGGCCTTCTTGATGTGGCCCTCGAGGCAGCCCTGACACTTGGCCGTCAGGGATGCCGAAATCGCAATGAGTTCCTTGGTCTTGCGGTCCAGTCGGGACTCCTTGTAGGTCTCCGAGTAGAATTCGAAGTAGATCCTTTTCATGCGCGGAGCCAGCATGCTGTAGCTTTCGATCTTTCGAGCCGGCTCATTGTGGTGAGAAGGCGTGGGGGCGTCCTCCGAGGTCCGGTCAGTCTTGCTGTTCAAGTGCCAACTCCTTTGTGGGGTTTGGGGTGCCTTGGTCCGATCCCAGCGTCCAAGGGATTTTATAGCATCGAAGCAGTCGATTCCGAAGCCCTTTCGGAAGCCTCTCGCGAGGCGCAGATTTCCCGGTGGGGCCGGCACGCCCCCCTGCGGCCGAGTTGCATGACTATTGACAGGCAACGGGCAAATCCCGATAATGCCCCTTACCTGTATGAGACCAGTTAGGAATGCTCTTTGTCGGCCGGCCAGGAAAGGGCAAGGCCGATGAAGTGTCGTTGGGAGGACATCATGTCAAAAGTCGCATCCTTGGTTCTGGCACTGTTGCTGGGCTTGGGGTTGACCGTCGATTCGTTGATCGCGGCGCCGGGGCAGGCAGATCCGAACGCCCAGGCCCGGAAGGAATATGCCGTGCTGGACAAGGCGTTGAAGGCCAACGGTTGGAAAGCGAAGGCCGATGCGCTGCGGGCGTTTATCCAGGCCCACCCGGACTCGCAGTACAAGGACTACGCGCAAAAACAAGCCCTGGCCGCCCAGCAGCAGTTGGTGGTGGAGCTCTACCAGAAGAAGGACATGGCCGCGCTGGGCCGGGCGGCGGAGCAGTTGCTTCGAATGCAGCCGGGCGACGAAAGAGGACTGGGAGGCGCTCTGGAGTCCTTTTACGCCACCAAGAACTACGCCAAGGCGGCCAGGTACGGGGAGCAGCTCTACGCCAAGAAGCCCACTCCGGGCATCGCCGCGGCCCTGGCCGACTGCTACGACAAGCTGAAGGACGGCAACAAATTCGCGACCTATGCCCGGACGGTGACCGAGGGGAAAAGCGACAGAGAGGCTTTCCCCTACAACATCAAGCTCTTCGATCACTACTCCCGGCGCAGGAGTGTCGGCCGCGCGGCCGGCTACGCCCAGAAGATGCTGGCGGCCTACAGTGGTGACGAACGGCCGCCCGGCTTTACCGAGGAGAGTTGGAACCAGGTCAAGGGCCAGCTCTATTCAACCATTGGGCTGAACCACTACAATCGAAAGCGATGGCGCCAGACGCTGGTCAACTACCGGAACAGCTTGAGGTTCAAGCCAAGAGA
This genomic window from Acidobacteriota bacterium contains:
- a CDS encoding carboxymuconolactone decarboxylase family protein, whose amino-acid sequence is MNSKTDRTSEDAPTPSHHNEPARKIESYSMLAPRMKRIYFEFYSETYKESRLDRKTKELIAISASLTAKCQGCLEGHIKKALKLGVTKEEISETIAIAMGVNAAAVVDVTDIAAANLNLKHY